A region of Leclercia adecarboxylata DNA encodes the following proteins:
- the hpxW gene encoding oxamate amidohydrolase, which yields MQSHVATQGMAVTPHHLASQSALAILREGGSAIEAMVAAASTIAVVYPHMNGLGGDGFWLIVPPDGDPIAIDASGAAGARATPQAYEGLAHIPHRGPQAALTVAGTVSGWEEALSISHDLCRSHLPLTRLLEDAIGYATHGIPVTASQARATASKLDELRHQPGFADTFLVNGQPPEAGSRFLQPALANTLRRLTEEGLDSFYRGPLAGHLARGMERCGMPVTLSDLHQHRARRPLPLRLDHQHGELWNLAPPTQGLVSLAILGITDRLGMADADDALTIHRIVEATKLAFGLRDAHITDPRHLDVDIQSLLTPAALQPLAEKIDDQRAAPWGAGKGPGDTVWMGVIDKNGLAVSFIQSLYHEFGSGVVLPDTGLVWQNRGASFSLDPAHLLALAPGKQPFHTLNPAAARLNDGRVMVYGSMGGDGQPQTQAALFTRYVMQNMPLQESISRPRWLLGRTWGQTSDSLKLEGRFSAESIAHLRQLGHEVDVLADFSEAMGHAGAIVRHPDGLLEGASDPRSNGSAAGY from the coding sequence ATGCAAAGTCATGTTGCCACCCAGGGGATGGCAGTTACTCCCCATCACCTGGCCAGCCAAAGCGCGCTGGCGATTCTGCGTGAAGGAGGCAGTGCCATTGAGGCAATGGTCGCCGCCGCATCAACCATTGCGGTGGTTTATCCGCACATGAACGGCCTGGGGGGCGATGGTTTCTGGCTGATCGTCCCTCCTGATGGCGATCCCATCGCCATCGATGCCAGCGGTGCGGCGGGGGCGCGGGCAACCCCGCAGGCCTATGAGGGGTTGGCGCACATTCCCCATCGCGGCCCGCAGGCTGCGCTTACCGTGGCCGGTACCGTCAGCGGCTGGGAAGAAGCACTCTCGATTTCCCACGATCTCTGCCGGAGCCACCTGCCCCTGACCCGCCTTCTTGAGGATGCTATCGGCTACGCCACTCACGGCATTCCGGTTACCGCCTCTCAGGCCAGGGCCACCGCAAGCAAACTTGACGAACTGCGCCACCAGCCCGGATTCGCCGATACCTTTCTGGTCAACGGACAGCCACCCGAGGCGGGTAGCCGCTTTTTGCAACCGGCGCTGGCAAACACCCTGCGCCGGTTAACGGAGGAAGGGTTAGACAGTTTCTACCGCGGGCCGCTGGCCGGACATCTGGCCCGCGGCATGGAAAGGTGCGGCATGCCGGTTACCCTCAGCGATCTGCATCAGCATCGTGCCCGCCGCCCGCTTCCGCTCAGGCTCGATCATCAGCACGGCGAGCTGTGGAACCTGGCGCCGCCGACCCAGGGGCTGGTCTCCCTGGCGATCCTCGGGATAACCGATCGTCTCGGGATGGCCGATGCTGACGATGCGCTGACCATCCACCGCATTGTTGAAGCCACCAAGCTGGCCTTTGGCCTGCGCGACGCCCACATCACCGACCCACGTCATCTTGATGTTGATATCCAGAGTCTGCTTACCCCTGCGGCGCTGCAGCCGCTGGCAGAGAAAATAGACGATCAACGCGCGGCCCCCTGGGGAGCAGGCAAAGGACCGGGCGATACCGTGTGGATGGGCGTTATCGATAAAAACGGTCTGGCGGTCTCCTTTATTCAGAGCCTTTACCATGAATTTGGCAGCGGCGTGGTCCTGCCGGACACCGGGCTGGTCTGGCAAAACCGCGGAGCCTCGTTCAGCCTCGACCCGGCGCATCTTCTGGCGCTGGCCCCGGGCAAACAGCCGTTTCACACGTTAAACCCCGCCGCGGCACGCCTGAACGATGGCCGGGTCATGGTATATGGCTCAATGGGGGGCGACGGACAGCCGCAAACCCAGGCTGCCCTCTTCACCCGCTACGTCATGCAAAATATGCCGCTGCAGGAGAGTATCTCCCGCCCACGCTGGCTGCTGGGACGCACCTGGGGACAGACATCCGATTCACTCAAGCTGGAAGGGCGCTTCAGCGCAGAGAGCATCGCCCATCTGCGACAGCTGGGGCATGAGGTTGACGTGCTGGCAGATTTCAGCGAAGCCATGGGCCATGCCGGGGCGATTGTCCGCCACCCTGATGGTCTTTTAGAGGGAGCCAGCGATCCGCGCAGCAACGGCTCCGCAGCCGGATATTAG
- the hpxZ gene encoding oxalurate catabolism protein HpxZ, with amino-acid sequence MMTGEEINRPQVLAEVTAAFYRYEEALVSNDIAVLDELFWHDARTVRLGAGENLYGIDEIRAFRAARPAAGLQRELRHTTITTFGEDYAVCSTEFTREGSERIGRQQQTWVRFPSGWRIVAAQVSLML; translated from the coding sequence ATGATGACCGGAGAAGAGATTAACCGCCCGCAGGTGCTTGCCGAGGTGACGGCGGCGTTTTATCGCTACGAAGAGGCACTGGTCAGCAATGATATTGCCGTACTGGATGAACTTTTCTGGCACGACGCCCGCACGGTAAGGCTGGGGGCCGGGGAAAACCTGTACGGTATCGACGAAATCCGCGCGTTTCGTGCCGCCCGCCCTGCCGCTGGCCTGCAGCGCGAGCTGCGGCATACCACCATCACCACCTTCGGCGAGGATTACGCGGTGTGCAGCACCGAGTTTACCCGCGAGGGCAGCGAGCGTATTGGCCGTCAGCAGCAGACGTGGGTACGCTTTCCCTCGGGCTGGCGAATTGTCGCCGCCCAGGTGAGCCTGATGCTCTAA
- the uraD gene encoding 2-oxo-4-hydroxy-4-carboxy-5-ureidoimidazoline decarboxylase, which translates to MITLNHFNRLSVAEAATLLAPCVAVPGWATALAEGRPWRSREAMLHAAQQLMASWGEVELNQALSAHPRIGEKPAGEQQHAALSRQEQASVNDGDAALARALREGNARYEARFGRVFLIRAKGRSGEDILQALSRRLDNSDSAEVQDALAQLREITLLRLEGAIGE; encoded by the coding sequence ATGATCACGCTGAATCACTTTAACCGCCTGAGCGTCGCAGAGGCCGCTACCCTGCTGGCTCCCTGCGTCGCCGTTCCCGGCTGGGCGACGGCGCTGGCTGAGGGGCGCCCCTGGCGCTCCCGTGAGGCAATGCTGCATGCCGCGCAGCAGCTGATGGCCTCCTGGGGAGAAGTTGAGCTGAACCAGGCCCTGAGCGCCCATCCGCGCATCGGAGAAAAGCCCGCGGGTGAGCAGCAGCACGCGGCGCTGTCGCGTCAGGAACAGGCCAGCGTTAACGATGGCGATGCCGCCCTGGCCCGGGCCCTCAGGGAGGGCAATGCCCGCTACGAGGCGCGATTTGGGCGGGTCTTTCTGATCCGCGCTAAAGGGCGCAGCGGGGAGGATATTCTACAGGCGCTGTCGCGCCGTTTAGACAACAGCGACAGTGCAGAGGTGCAGGATGCGTTAGCGCAGCTGCGCGAAATTACGTTATTACGACTGGAAGGAGCCATTGGCGAATGA
- the puuE gene encoding allantoinase PuuE, which produces MAFLADDYPRDLRGYAGEPPHAQWPHNARIAVQFVLNYEEGSENHVLHGDAGSEQFLSDIIGAASYPDRHMSMDSLYEYGSRAGFWRIHREFSRRGLPLTVFGVAMALARHPDVVEAIKAASYDVVSHGWRWIHYQNMPIEQEREHLNKAVQVFTDLFGKPPTGWYTGRDSPNTRQLVVEHGGFDYDSDYYGDDLPFWSEVACSDGTRKPHLIVPYTLDANDMRFATAQGFNTAEQFYTYLKDSFDVLYEEGESAPKMMSIGMHCRLLGRPGRFRALQRFLDYVQQHDNVWICTRQQIADRWRDFHPYQASQNQ; this is translated from the coding sequence ATGGCATTTTTGGCAGACGATTACCCGCGCGACCTGCGCGGTTACGCAGGGGAGCCGCCGCACGCGCAGTGGCCGCACAACGCGCGGATTGCCGTGCAGTTTGTGCTTAATTATGAAGAAGGCTCCGAAAACCATGTGCTGCACGGCGATGCCGGTTCAGAACAGTTTTTGTCCGATATTATCGGTGCCGCCAGCTACCCTGACCGGCATATGTCGATGGATTCATTATATGAGTACGGCAGCCGCGCCGGTTTCTGGCGGATCCACCGGGAGTTCAGCCGTCGTGGATTGCCGCTAACGGTGTTCGGTGTGGCAATGGCGCTGGCGCGTCATCCGGATGTGGTGGAGGCGATCAAAGCGGCCAGTTATGACGTGGTCAGCCACGGCTGGCGCTGGATCCATTACCAGAACATGCCCATTGAGCAGGAGCGTGAGCATCTGAATAAAGCGGTGCAGGTCTTCACCGATCTCTTTGGCAAGCCCCCCACAGGCTGGTACACCGGCCGCGACAGCCCCAATACCCGCCAGCTGGTGGTGGAGCACGGCGGCTTTGATTACGACAGCGATTATTATGGCGATGATTTGCCGTTCTGGAGCGAGGTGGCGTGCAGTGACGGCACGCGCAAACCGCATCTGATTGTGCCTTACACGCTTGATGCGAACGACATGCGGTTTGCCACCGCCCAGGGCTTTAATACCGCCGAGCAGTTTTACACATACCTGAAAGACAGCTTTGATGTGCTTTATGAGGAGGGCGAGTCTGCGCCGAAAATGATGTCCATTGGGATGCACTGCCGCCTGCTTGGACGGCCGGGCCGCTTTCGGGCGCTACAGCGCTTTCTTGATTATGTGCAGCAGCATGACAACGTCTGGATCTGTACCCGTCAGCAGATTGCCGATCGCTGGCGTGACTTTCATCCGTACCAGGCGTCACAAAATCAATAG
- the hpxA gene encoding allantoin racemase: MAAICIQVINPNTSPGMTETIGAAARAVAAPRTRILAVCPEDGVASIEGHFDEAIAAVGVLEQIKAGREQGVDGHVIACFGDPGLLAARELAQGPVIGIAEAAMHMATLVATRFSIVTTLPRTLIIARHLLRQYGFEHHCAALHAIDLPVLALEDGSGLAQEKVRARCIQALKEDGCGAIVLGCGGMATLAQALTRELRVPVIDGVSAAVKMVESLVALGLSTSKQGDLAYPEAKTLSGKFQTLNSF; the protein is encoded by the coding sequence ATGGCCGCTATTTGTATACAAGTGATCAATCCCAATACCAGCCCGGGCATGACGGAAACCATCGGCGCTGCCGCGAGAGCGGTTGCCGCGCCGCGCACCCGGATACTGGCGGTCTGTCCCGAAGACGGGGTGGCATCCATTGAGGGCCATTTTGATGAAGCTATCGCCGCGGTCGGCGTGCTGGAGCAGATCAAAGCCGGTCGGGAGCAGGGTGTGGATGGCCACGTGATTGCCTGCTTTGGCGATCCCGGCCTGCTGGCGGCGCGCGAACTGGCGCAGGGGCCGGTGATAGGCATTGCCGAAGCGGCAATGCATATGGCGACCCTGGTGGCGACCCGTTTTTCAATTGTGACCACGCTGCCGAGAACCTTGATTATCGCCCGCCATCTTCTGCGTCAGTACGGCTTTGAACACCACTGTGCCGCTCTTCACGCCATCGATCTCCCGGTTCTGGCGCTGGAGGATGGCAGCGGGCTGGCGCAGGAGAAAGTGCGCGCCCGCTGTATCCAGGCGCTGAAGGAGGATGGCTGCGGGGCGATTGTGCTGGGCTGTGGCGGAATGGCGACGCTGGCCCAGGCGTTGACCCGTGAACTGCGCGTGCCGGTGATCGACGGCGTCAGCGCGGCGGTGAAGATGGTGGAGTCGCTGGTGGCGCTCGGGCTGTCCACCAGTAAGCAGGGCGATTTAGCTTATCCGGAGGCCAAGACGTTAAGCGGCAAATTTCAGACATTAAATTCATTCTGA
- the guaD gene encoding guanine deaminase — protein MMDYHIALRGAFFDIGTVADCPDDIARHARYVEDGLLFIRDGCIVALLPWLEGEQYLQPLKGYRDLSGKLLLPGFVDAHVHYPQTEMIGAFGEQLLEWLTTYTFPVEGQFSDAGYATEIAQFFISQLLSHGTTTALVFCTLHPESVDALFSEALKLNMRLLAGKVMMDRHAPDYLSESAEQSYRQTRELIQRWHQRGRLGYAITPRFAPTSTPALLAAVQQLREEFPDTWLHTHLSENLSEVAWVKSLWPEHEHYLDVYHHYQLTGERSVFAHGIHLADAEWQCLHDTGSAVAFCPTSNLFLGSGLFRLPTCWQKKVRMGIGSDVGAGTTFSMLRTLGEAYKVGQLQSYRLRASEAFYHATLGGAHALRLDDRIGNFQPGKEADFVVIDPAVTPLQRLRSGRCKDIYEQLFVLMTLGDERNISETWVNGKCVWGEAEGE, from the coding sequence CTGATGGACTACCATATCGCCCTTCGCGGCGCCTTTTTCGACATCGGTACCGTTGCCGATTGCCCTGACGATATCGCCCGTCACGCACGCTACGTGGAGGATGGCTTACTTTTTATCCGGGACGGGTGCATTGTGGCGCTCCTCCCCTGGCTGGAGGGGGAGCAGTACCTGCAGCCACTGAAAGGCTATCGCGATCTGAGCGGGAAACTGTTACTCCCCGGTTTTGTCGATGCCCACGTCCACTATCCGCAAACCGAAATGATTGGTGCTTTTGGCGAGCAGCTGCTGGAGTGGCTCACGACCTATACGTTTCCGGTGGAGGGTCAGTTTTCCGACGCCGGTTACGCCACGGAGATCGCACAGTTCTTTATCAGCCAGCTCCTGAGCCATGGCACCACCACCGCGCTGGTATTTTGTACCCTGCATCCTGAATCGGTGGACGCCCTTTTCAGCGAAGCGCTGAAGCTGAATATGCGCCTGCTTGCCGGTAAGGTGATGATGGACCGTCATGCCCCGGACTATCTCAGCGAAAGCGCGGAGCAGAGCTACCGGCAAACCCGGGAGTTGATTCAGCGCTGGCATCAGCGCGGGCGCCTTGGTTACGCCATTACCCCCCGCTTCGCCCCCACCTCCACGCCAGCGCTGCTGGCTGCGGTGCAACAGCTGCGGGAGGAGTTCCCCGACACCTGGCTGCATACCCATCTGAGCGAAAACCTCAGCGAAGTCGCATGGGTAAAAAGCCTGTGGCCGGAGCATGAACACTATCTTGATGTCTACCATCACTACCAACTGACCGGCGAGCGCAGCGTTTTTGCCCACGGTATCCATCTGGCGGACGCAGAGTGGCAATGCCTGCACGATACCGGTTCCGCCGTGGCCTTTTGCCCCACCTCTAACCTGTTTCTCGGCAGCGGGCTGTTCCGTTTGCCCACCTGCTGGCAGAAAAAGGTGCGAATGGGGATCGGCAGCGACGTCGGCGCAGGCACCACGTTCAGCATGCTGCGAACGCTGGGGGAGGCTTATAAAGTGGGCCAGTTGCAAAGCTATCGCCTGCGTGCCAGCGAAGCCTTCTACCATGCCACCCTCGGCGGTGCGCACGCCCTGCGTCTTGATGACAGGATTGGTAATTTCCAGCCGGGTAAAGAGGCCGATTTTGTGGTCATCGACCCGGCAGTCACGCCGCTGCAACGCTTACGCAGCGGACGCTGCAAAGATATCTATGAGCAGCTGTTCGTGTTGATGACCCTGGGGGATGAGCGCAATATCAGCGAGACCTGGGTGAACGGCAAATGCGTCTGGGGGGAAGCAGAGGGGGAGTAA
- the uraH gene encoding hydroxyisourate hydrolase, translated as MSTLSTHILDISTGRPAQGVKVTLEREGAQIAAGVTDENGRIGELGAGQLAAGRYRLTAATGEWFAAGGRETIFLSAQIDFAIRETAGDRYHLPFLIAPGGWSTYRGS; from the coding sequence ATGAGTACCTTAAGCACCCATATTCTGGATATCTCTACCGGCCGACCGGCGCAGGGGGTGAAGGTGACGCTGGAGCGGGAAGGCGCGCAGATTGCCGCAGGCGTGACGGACGAGAACGGGCGAATCGGCGAGCTCGGCGCCGGGCAACTGGCGGCAGGGCGCTACCGCCTGACGGCGGCGACTGGAGAGTGGTTTGCCGCCGGTGGCCGGGAGACGATCTTTCTGAGCGCGCAGATTGATTTTGCCATCCGGGAGACGGCGGGCGATCGCTACCATCTGCCGTTTTTGATTGCCCCTGGCGGCTGGTCTACCTATCGCGGAAGTTAA
- a CDS encoding AtzE family amidohydrolase: MKLPEMTIEEIRRALTCGELSAVEIARHTLENIARVNPHINAWTHISEKRMLAEAEQIDSLRRDKRPLPALAAVPFAVKNLFDVAGHTTLAGAELFSKRPPAVADSRAVRQLHGAGALLSGMLNMDAYAYGFTTENSHYGATRNPHDLSRIAGGSSGGSAAAVAAGLVHFSLGSDTNGSIRVPASLCGIFGLKPTFGRLSRAGSHPFVASLDHIGPFARRVSDLSTVYDVLQGQDPADSFQADRASEPTANRLCRGLEGLRCATLGGYFSTWCDNDARAAVARVARALGVQEELIFPEAELARSAAFIISASEGGNQYLPALRREPERFEPNSRERLLAGAMIPASWYIQAQRFRNHARQAFNALFAHAEVLIAPATPCAATPVGAQTMEINGQPLPIRASMGMLTQPISFIGLPVTTVPLRTAGGQPIGLQLIAAPFNEQACLRVARVLEEMGITDASPAEVAA, from the coding sequence ATGAAGCTACCTGAGATGACGATCGAAGAGATACGGCGTGCGTTAACCTGCGGCGAGCTGAGCGCCGTGGAGATTGCCCGCCACACCCTGGAGAATATCGCCCGCGTCAATCCGCATATCAACGCCTGGACCCACATCAGCGAAAAGCGGATGCTGGCTGAGGCGGAGCAGATTGATAGCCTGCGCCGGGACAAGCGCCCCCTGCCCGCGCTGGCGGCTGTTCCCTTTGCGGTAAAAAATCTGTTCGATGTCGCCGGACATACCACCCTTGCCGGAGCAGAATTGTTCAGCAAACGCCCCCCCGCCGTCGCCGACAGCCGGGCGGTGCGACAGCTGCATGGCGCGGGGGCGCTGCTGTCAGGGATGCTGAACATGGATGCCTACGCCTACGGTTTCACCACCGAAAACAGCCACTACGGGGCCACGCGCAATCCGCACGATCTTTCCCGGATCGCTGGCGGCTCTTCCGGCGGGTCGGCAGCTGCGGTGGCGGCCGGGCTGGTCCACTTCTCGCTGGGTAGCGATACCAACGGATCGATACGCGTTCCGGCTTCGCTGTGCGGCATCTTTGGCCTGAAGCCGACCTTCGGTCGTTTGTCCCGCGCCGGCAGCCACCCCTTTGTCGCCAGCCTTGACCACATCGGCCCGTTTGCCCGCCGTGTCAGCGATCTCTCGACGGTATACGATGTGCTGCAGGGCCAGGATCCCGCGGACAGTTTTCAGGCCGACAGGGCCAGCGAGCCCACGGCGAACCGGCTCTGCCGTGGGCTGGAGGGCCTGCGCTGCGCCACGCTTGGCGGCTATTTCTCCACCTGGTGCGATAACGACGCCCGTGCGGCTGTCGCCCGCGTCGCCCGGGCGCTGGGCGTTCAGGAGGAGCTCATTTTCCCGGAAGCGGAGCTGGCCCGCTCCGCAGCCTTTATTATCAGCGCCTCCGAGGGGGGAAATCAGTATCTTCCAGCGCTACGCCGCGAGCCGGAGCGTTTTGAGCCCAACTCCCGGGAGCGCCTGCTGGCGGGAGCGATGATCCCCGCCAGCTGGTATATCCAGGCCCAGCGCTTTCGCAACCATGCCCGGCAGGCGTTTAACGCCCTGTTCGCCCATGCTGAGGTGCTGATCGCCCCCGCAACCCCCTGTGCCGCTACGCCTGTCGGGGCGCAGACCATGGAGATCAACGGCCAGCCCCTGCCGATCCGCGCCAGTATGGGAATGCTGACGCAGCCCATCTCCTTTATCGGTTTGCCGGTCACCACGGTTCCGCTTCGCACGGCGGGCGGGCAGCCGATTGGCCTGCAGTTAATTGCCGCGCCGTTTAACGAGCAGGCCTGCCTGCGCGTGGCCCGGGTACTGGAAGAGATGGGTATCACCGATGCCAGCCCGGCGGAGGTGGCAGCATGA
- the hpxU gene encoding MurR/RpiR family transcriptional regulator HpxU: MQQLDERLKEQYASLSPQEQRVADFIFDHFDDLISYNSAELAQLSGVSKATVSRLFKRLGYEKYKEMRDELRTLRQSGMPITDNRDAVQGNTLLARHYKQEMANLTQWVNALDVQQFAGALQAMVAARRIFIVGMRNSWPAALHLRQQLLQARGQVLVLPQPGQSLSEELVDLTAEDLVVVLAFRRRPRIIRPLLQQLQSKGIPVLLMCEPQAHGLFPLARWQLCAPLDSVSAYDSYASVNSLINLLANAFLHEILDKGRPRIHDIATLYQQLDELEHR; the protein is encoded by the coding sequence ATGCAACAGCTTGATGAACGCCTGAAAGAGCAGTATGCGTCTTTATCGCCACAGGAGCAGCGGGTGGCGGACTTTATCTTCGATCATTTTGACGATCTCATCAGCTATAACAGCGCCGAACTGGCGCAGCTGAGCGGCGTCTCTAAAGCGACGGTCAGCCGCCTGTTTAAGCGACTGGGCTATGAAAAATATAAAGAGATGCGGGATGAACTGCGGACCCTGCGCCAGAGCGGAATGCCGATTACCGACAATCGCGACGCGGTGCAGGGCAACACGCTGCTGGCAAGACATTATAAACAGGAGATGGCGAATCTGACCCAGTGGGTCAACGCGCTGGATGTGCAGCAGTTTGCCGGTGCGCTTCAGGCTATGGTCGCCGCCCGGCGCATCTTTATTGTCGGCATGCGCAACTCCTGGCCTGCGGCGCTGCATCTGCGTCAGCAGCTCCTGCAGGCGCGGGGACAGGTGCTGGTGTTGCCTCAGCCTGGGCAGAGCCTGAGTGAAGAGCTGGTTGATTTAACCGCTGAGGATCTGGTGGTGGTGCTGGCGTTCCGCCGTCGTCCGCGCATTATCCGTCCGCTGTTACAGCAGCTACAGAGCAAGGGTATTCCGGTCCTGCTGATGTGCGAGCCGCAGGCGCATGGCCTCTTTCCGCTTGCGCGCTGGCAGCTTTGCGCCCCGCTGGATAGCGTATCGGCTTACGATAGCTACGCCTCGGTCAATAGCTTGATCAATCTGCTGGCGAACGCCTTCCTGCATGAAATTCTCGATAAAGGCCGACCGCGGATCCACGACATCGCCACGCTTTACCAGCAGCTGGATGAACTCGAACACCGATAA
- a CDS encoding GntR family transcriptional regulator, with amino-acid sequence MSNQHRLQAAPELHDKDESIYQALMTAIVEHQLPPGSRLPEEALSEVFGVSRTGIRKVLQRLATVQMVTLAPKRGAQVASPTVEEAQAIFRTRTLLEVANLPDVLARCQPTHLAGLEAIVRQEQQAHERYDGPAALRYSAGFHIQLQAISCNQVLTEMVTHLSQRSSLVIATWGSPWRQGCRCNDHDQLIQLLRDKALQPLSDALTHHFEHIAASLCFERSGVTLPDFARLFAGFKEQ; translated from the coding sequence ATGAGCAACCAACATCGTCTGCAGGCCGCGCCAGAGCTGCATGATAAGGACGAATCCATCTACCAGGCGCTGATGACGGCCATTGTCGAGCATCAGCTTCCCCCGGGAAGCAGACTGCCGGAAGAGGCGCTGTCGGAGGTATTTGGCGTAAGCCGGACGGGGATCAGAAAAGTGCTTCAGCGACTCGCAACGGTGCAAATGGTCACGCTGGCACCCAAACGTGGTGCACAGGTCGCCAGCCCGACGGTTGAAGAGGCGCAGGCGATCTTTCGTACCCGTACCCTGCTGGAGGTCGCGAATTTGCCTGATGTGCTGGCCCGCTGCCAGCCAACCCACCTGGCAGGGCTGGAGGCGATTGTCCGCCAGGAGCAGCAGGCCCATGAACGCTACGACGGTCCGGCGGCGCTCCGCTACTCCGCCGGGTTTCATATTCAGCTGCAGGCGATCTCCTGCAATCAGGTGCTCACGGAAATGGTGACCCATCTGAGTCAGCGCTCCTCCTTAGTGATTGCGACCTGGGGATCGCCATGGCGTCAGGGCTGCCGCTGCAACGATCACGACCAGCTTATTCAGCTGCTGCGGGACAAAGCGCTACAGCCCCTCAGCGATGCATTGACGCACCATTTTGAACATATCGCCGCCAGCCTCTGTTTTGAGCGCTCTGGCGTCACTCTGCCTGATTTCGCCCGGCTGTTTGCCGGTTTTAAGGAGCAATAA
- the hpxX gene encoding oxalurate catabolism protein HpxX → MTTPQTEWDAYLAQMEHLLALELDDARRAELSVQFTRIAAMAEPLLAFSLDDRVEIAGVYKV, encoded by the coding sequence ATGACGACACCACAAACCGAATGGGATGCTTATCTCGCCCAAATGGAACACTTGCTGGCACTGGAGCTGGACGACGCGCGTCGCGCCGAGCTCAGCGTGCAGTTTACCCGCATTGCGGCGATGGCTGAGCCGTTGCTGGCTTTTTCCCTCGACGACCGCGTCGAAATCGCCGGAGTCTATAAAGTATGA
- a CDS encoding NCS1 family nucleobase:cation symporter-1: MPNRQNTHQVNDADPHAGYSPRLCNEDLAPTRDQNWSWYNIFSFWMSDVHSMGGYVVAASFFTLGLASWQVLLCLLVGICIVQLCANLVAKPSQMAGVPYAVISRQAFGVFGANIPAVIRGLIAFAWYGIQTWLAANALMLVLLKFWPSLSALTSASFLGLSHLGWLCFATMWLLQAMVFWHGMSAIKRFIDIAGPAVYVVMLALAGWIVYKTGLDGISFTLASKSLTTGEQTWQMITAIALVVSYFSGPLLNFGDFSRYGKSMGEIRRGNRWGLPFNFLLFSVVTVVIVSGTQSLFGRMITDPIETVSRVGNDLAVAIGLLTMITATIGINIVANFVSPAFDFSNCSPQKISFRTGGMIAAVGSVLLTPWNLFNSPELIHYTLDVLGAFIGPLFGILLVDFYVIKRGQVSVNDLFDDTPKGKYWYRNGFNPKAIAALVPSVAIGLVISFIPALHEVANFSWFIGVFVSAAAYRWIAREDRAAAPARFGALAQKE, encoded by the coding sequence ATGCCAAACAGACAAAACACGCATCAGGTTAATGACGCCGATCCTCACGCGGGTTACAGCCCACGGCTCTGCAATGAAGATCTGGCCCCGACACGCGATCAAAACTGGAGCTGGTACAACATCTTTTCGTTCTGGATGTCAGATGTGCACAGCATGGGAGGCTACGTGGTGGCCGCGAGCTTCTTTACCCTCGGCCTGGCGAGCTGGCAGGTTCTGCTGTGCCTGCTGGTGGGAATTTGTATCGTCCAGCTGTGCGCTAACCTCGTGGCGAAGCCCAGCCAGATGGCGGGCGTTCCCTATGCGGTGATCTCCCGCCAGGCGTTTGGCGTCTTTGGCGCTAACATCCCGGCGGTGATCCGCGGGCTTATCGCCTTCGCGTGGTATGGCATCCAGACCTGGCTGGCGGCCAATGCGCTGATGCTGGTATTACTGAAATTCTGGCCATCGCTGTCGGCGCTTACCTCAGCCAGCTTCCTGGGTCTGTCCCATCTCGGCTGGCTCTGCTTTGCTACCATGTGGCTGCTGCAGGCGATGGTGTTCTGGCACGGAATGAGCGCGATTAAGCGCTTTATTGATATTGCCGGACCGGCGGTTTATGTGGTGATGCTGGCGCTGGCGGGCTGGATTGTATACAAAACCGGGCTCGACGGGATCTCCTTTACCCTCGCCAGTAAATCCCTCACCACCGGGGAGCAAACCTGGCAGATGATCACGGCCATCGCGCTGGTGGTCTCCTACTTCTCCGGCCCGCTGCTCAACTTCGGCGACTTCTCGCGCTACGGCAAAAGCATGGGCGAGATCCGCCGCGGCAACCGCTGGGGTCTGCCGTTCAACTTCCTGCTGTTCTCTGTCGTTACGGTGGTTATTGTCTCCGGTACTCAGTCCCTGTTTGGCCGGATGATTACCGATCCGATTGAAACCGTCAGCCGCGTAGGCAACGACCTGGCCGTCGCCATCGGCCTGCTGACCATGATCACCGCCACCATCGGGATCAATATCGTGGCGAACTTTGTCTCCCCGGCGTTCGATTTCTCAAACTGTTCGCCGCAGAAGATCAGCTTTCGCACCGGCGGAATGATCGCCGCCGTCGGCTCGGTCCTGCTGACGCCATGGAACCTGTTTAACTCCCCGGAGCTTATCCACTACACCCTCGACGTGCTGGGGGCGTTTATCGGCCCGCTGTTCGGCATTCTGCTGGTGGATTTCTATGTGATTAAGCGCGGTCAGGTTTCAGTTAACGACCTGTTCGACGATACGCCAAAAGGGAAATACTGGTATCGCAACGGCTTCAACCCAAAGGCCATCGCCGCGCTGGTTCCCTCCGTCGCCATTGGTCTGGTCATCAGCTTTATTCCGGCCCTGCATGAAGTGGCTAACTTTAGCTGGTTTATTGGCGTCTTTGTGAGCGCTGCCGCCTACCGATGGATTGCGCGGGAGGATCGCGCCGCTGCGCCTGCCCGTTTTGGCGCCCTTGCCCAGAAAGAGTAA